GTGGGAGAGCGCAGTGAACCTGCGCAGCCCCGGCTTCGAGGTGAACGACCTCGCCTTCCTGACGCGCGCAGACTACGTCTGGATGAACACCAACCTCGGGCGCCAGTGGACGCAGCCCACGCGCTGGTACCGCCGCGCCGACCTCATGCTGGGGGCACAGCAGCAGTACAACTTCGACGGCGACCTCACCGACCGGCAGTTCCACGGCTGGGCGGGCAGCCAGCTCGCTAACTACTGGTGGATCAACGGCATGGCCATCCACCGCCCGGAAACCTTCGATGACCGGCTCACCCGCGGCGGCCCGGTCGTACGCCGCGCGGCCAACTGGTTCGTCGCCGCCAACCTGAACACGGACTGGCGCAAGCCTGTGGTGCTGGGCTTCTTCCCCAGCTACGGCTGGAACGCGGAGGGCAGCCACAGTTCCAACCTGGGCATGGACCTGCGCCTCAAGCCGACCTCGAGCTTCGCCGTCTCGCTAGGGCCGTCCTTCAGCCGCAGCGGCAGCACGGCGCAGTTCGTGCGCCGCTTCGATGACGGGAACGCCAGCCACTTCTACAGCCAGCGCATCGTCTTCGCCGACCTGGTGCAAAGGACGCTGGCCATGGACACCCGACTGAGCGCGACCTTCTCGCCCACGCTCACCCTCGAAGTGTTCCTGCAGCCTTTCGTCGCCTCGGCCGATTACCGCAACTTCAAGGAGTTCGCCGCGCCGCGCCGACTGGCCAAGAACCGCTACGACGCCGCGCAGCTCCGGGCCATCTCCTCCGCAGAAGGCCGGGACAGCGCCTACGTGCTGGATCCCGACCGCGACCCCGCCACCCGCAACTTCTCCTTCGCCAATCCCGACTTCAACTTCCGCTCGCTGCGCGGCAACGCCGTGCTGCGCTGGGAGTACCGCCCGGGCTCGACCCTCTACCTGGTCTGGCAGCAGGAGCGGAGCGGCAGCGAGCCGTTGGGCGACTTCGACTTCAGCCGCGATGCCGCGGCAGTCTTCCGCGAGAAGCCGAACAACATCTTCCTGATCAAGGCCACCTACTGGTCCGGGAAGTAAACCGAACCGGCCCCTCCCCCTTACTCTTGACCAGCCGCCTTGTCCAGCGCCTGGCGCTGGTAGCTGACCTGGCCCCCCACAATCGTGTAGTCCACGCGCGCGTCCAGGATCGCCGCCTCCGGCACGCTCAGAATGTTCCTGGAAAGGACGACGATGTCCGCCAGCTTGCCGGGCGTGAGCGAGCCCTTGATGTCCTCCTCGAACGCGGCGTATGCATTGGCCAGGGTGTAGGAGCGGAGCGCCTCCTCCCGCGTCATGCGCTGCCCGGGGTAGAAAACCTCGCCGGTGCTCATGCGCCGGGTGACCGTGGCATAGAAGCAGCCAATCGGGTCCACATCCTCGACCGGCGCGTCCGTGCCGTTGCTCACCACCGCCCCGCTGCGGAGCAAGCTCCGCCAGACGTAAGCGCCGGATTCGGCCCGCTCGGGGCCCAGCCGCTTGAGCACCCAGGGGCCATCCGAGGTGGCATGCACACCTTGCATGGACGCAATCACTCCCAGTTGGCCGAAGCGCGGGATGTCCGCCGGATGGAGGTGCTGCGCATGCTCGATGCGCCAGCGCACGTCCCTCTTCTCCGGGTGCGCCCGGAAGACCTGCTCGTAGACGTCCAGCACCTCGCGGCTGCCGCGGTCGCCAATTGCATGAGTATTGACCTGGAAGCCGTGCTCGAGGGCCAGCTCGGCCACGCGACGCAGCTCCTCCAGCGGCTCCAGCGTGTGGCCCGTCTCGCCGGGCAGGTCCAGGTACGGCTCGAGCAGCCAGGCGCCGTGCGTGCCCAGCGCGCCATCGATCTGCCGCTTGATCGAGCGTACGGTCAGGAAATGATTGCCGTACCCGATGAGGCGCTGCGCCGAGAGGTTGGCGGCCAGCTCGTCGTAGCCCTGGGTGCGGATCATGGCGTACATGCGGACGGGAAGGCGGCCCTCGTCGACCAGCCGCTTATAGAAGTCGATCGTGGGGAAGGAGACCCCGGCGTCGTGGAAGCTGGTGATACCCTTGGAGAGCGCCTCCTCGGCCGCCAGCTCGGCAAACCGGCGCGTCTCCGCCTCGACCTGCTCCGGCGCACGCCCGGCCTGCGCCCGCGCCTGCGCCTCGCCCACCAGCCGCTGCGCCGACTCGCGCAACAGACCCGTGGGATTACCCTCGGCGTCCCGCACAATCCGCCCGCCGGGCGGGTCCGGCGTCTCGCGCGTGATGCCGGCCAGCTCGAGAGCCCTGGCATTGGCAAAGCCGGCGTGCCCACTGGCGTGTGTGAGAATCACGGGATTGTCCGGGCTCACCCGGGACAGCTCGTGATGCAGCGGCACGCCATCAATGGTCACCGGGGGCGGAGGGTTCCACTTCTCCTGGTGCCAGCCCCGGCCGGTGATCCACTCGCCCGGCCGGGCGCGCGCGGCCGCCGCGCCCACCATAGCGACGATGTCGTCCCAATTATGCGCGCGCGTCAGGTCCAGCATCGCCTTGCGCCGGCCCAGACTCAGGAAGTGGCCGTGCCCCTCGATGAAGCCCGGCATGGCCAGCCGCCCTTGCAGGTCGATCACGCGCGTGCTCGGGCCAATGGTGCGCCGGATCTCGGCGTTGCCGCCTACTGCGATAATGCGGTCGCCCACGACCGCCAGCGCCTCGGCCCGCGGCCGGGCACTGTCCACGGTCACGACCACGCCGTTGTGCAGCACCAGGTCCGCGGGCAGGATCTGCGTCCGCGAGCTGCAGCCCCCGGCCATCAGAAGGGAAAAGACCAGGGCGGACAGCGCCGGAGGCCGCCCGACTGCGAGTCGAGAGGTCACGTGTTTCTCCTGGGCACGGTTACGCTGATTCACTGCAGCCGCACGTCGGCCCACTACTGGTTTCGCGCGGGTCCGAGAAGATGGGGCCGGGAGCGGTGCTCGACTAGGCCTTTGTAGCTCTTGAGGTGGCGCAGCGCCGCGACGCGGTCGCCCTGGCGCTCGTAGAGGCGGGAAAGGTTGAAGTGCGCGTCGGCGAAGTCCGGCTGGGCCTCCAGCGCTTGATGATAGGCCTGCTCGGCCTCGGCTGGCCGGCGCAGGTCCTCGAGCGCTATGCCGAGGTTGAAGGCCGCGGTCGCGTGGCGCGGGTTGGCCGCCAGCGCGCCGCGGTAGTGCCTCTCGGCGTCGCTTACGCGCCCGTCCTCGTGCAGCAGTCTGCCCAGGTTGACCAGTGCGTCCGCATGCGTCGGGTCTTGCTCCAGGGCACGCACGTAGGCGCGCCGCGCCTCGGCCCGCGCACACGCCTCCAGGTCCAGCGCCAGGGCGTACCAGTCGTCCGCGTCCATCTCGCCGCCCGCCTCCTGCGCGGCCTGCACCGCGCGACGCGCCAGTGGCTCGACCTGCGTGGCCAGTTCGGAGACGGCAAAATCGAAGAGGAACTGCCCCGACTCCGGGTTCCAGGTGGTCCGGCCATCGCTCACCAGGACGCGGTCGCCCTGGGCGGCGATGCGGACTTCCGATAGCGAACGGCCGCGCGGGAGCTGCTGCTGCAGCCGGCTCAGTGCCCGGCGGATGCGCCGCGCCGGCACCCGCGCCGCGGCCAGCCCCTTGGCCGTGCGCAAGAGCACCAGGTCCTGGAAGGAGAAGCGATACTCGCCGCGAGGGCCGCGGCCCGGTGTGAGGAAACCGGAGCGGGCGAACGCCCGCACCTGGCGTATGGGTAGACCCAGCAGGCTGGCGACGTCGCGCGAGGTG
This is a stretch of genomic DNA from Gemmatimonadota bacterium. It encodes these proteins:
- a CDS encoding amidohydrolase, with product MAGGCSSRTQILPADLVLHNGVVVTVDSARPRAEALAVVGDRIIAVGGNAEIRRTIGPSTRVIDLQGRLAMPGFIEGHGHFLSLGRRKAMLDLTRAHNWDDIVAMVGAAAARARPGEWITGRGWHQEKWNPPPPVTIDGVPLHHELSRVSPDNPVILTHASGHAGFANARALELAGITRETPDPPGGRIVRDAEGNPTGLLRESAQRLVGEAQARAQAGRAPEQVEAETRRFAELAAEEALSKGITSFHDAGVSFPTIDFYKRLVDEGRLPVRMYAMIRTQGYDELAANLSAQRLIGYGNHFLTVRSIKRQIDGALGTHGAWLLEPYLDLPGETGHTLEPLEELRRVAELALEHGFQVNTHAIGDRGSREVLDVYEQVFRAHPEKRDVRWRIEHAQHLHPADIPRFGQLGVIASMQGVHATSDGPWVLKRLGPERAESGAYVWRSLLRSGAVVSNGTDAPVEDVDPIGCFYATVTRRMSTGEVFYPGQRMTREEALRSYTLANAYAAFEEDIKGSLTPGKLADIVVLSRNILSVPEAAILDARVDYTIVGGQVSYQRQALDKAAGQE
- a CDS encoding tetratricopeptide repeat protein, translating into MVRRAGAMKSYTSRDVASLLGLPIRQVRAFARSGFLTPGRGPRGEYRFSFQDLVLLRTAKGLAAARVPARRIRRALSRLQQQLPRGRSLSEVRIAAQGDRVLVSDGRTTWNPESGQFLFDFAVSELATQVEPLARRAVQAAQEAGGEMDADDWYALALDLEACARAEARRAYVRALEQDPTHADALVNLGRLLHEDGRVSDAERHYRGALAANPRHATAAFNLGIALEDLRRPAEAEQAYHQALEAQPDFADAHFNLSRLYERQGDRVAALRHLKSYKGLVEHRSRPHLLGPARNQ